The Vibrio coralliilyticus genome segment TGGAGCGAAAGCGACTCGAGAGAACATGTCAGCAATGGTGAGGAGCAGAGCGCCCATCAGTGCTGAAATTGGCAGTAGGCTACGATGATCAGGTCCAGACAGCATTCTCCCCAAATGAGGAATAATCAAACCAATGAAGCCTATCATGCCTGATACACTAACAGTCACACCAACACCAACTGCGGTTAGGAGGATGAGCTGGCGCTTAAGTTTCTGAACGGGAATCCCAAGATGGTTTGCTTCGGCTTCTCCGAGCAACAATGCGTTGAGAGGCATAGCCTTACGCATAAAAATAATCATTAGAAGGAGTAAGGTCACTGCACATAGGGTTATACTGGTCCAGTTGGCACCAGCTAGGGAGCCCATTTGCCATAATGATAAATCACGAAGCATTTGGTCATTGGCGATGAAACTCATAAAACCGATGCCTGCGACAGATAAAGCATTGAACGCGACACCTGCCAGTAGCATGATGGTGACTGACGTCCCCATTTTACTAGTACCGAGTTTGTAGACCATCACGGTTGTCAATGCCCCGCCGAAAAAGGCGAATAAAGGCACGGCGGCGAAATTCATCAACTGTGGGTAGTCGATGCTGAATGTTGCAAACATCACCATCGCAAAAGCAGCACCCAAAGAGGCACCGGCAGAAACACCAATAATACCGGGTTCGGCCAGTGGGTTGCGAAACAAGCCTTGCATAACGGTGCCACACATCGCCAAGATGGCACCAACCAGCATAGATAAGACTGTGCGAGGAAAGCGGATCTCATGGATAACCATATTGATGTGAGGTGCCAGCTCATTTGAGCGGATAACGAGACTATAAAAGCTGTCCATAAAACTGATGTTCATTGGACCTACGGTCACTGATGCTAACGCAGTCAGCGCTAAAACGGAGCTAAACAGCATTAGTGCAGCAGATAAAGGGATACGACGTAACAACATGAGCGAAATTTATTCCATGGTAGTCAGTAGTAAGCTCAAACGTTCAGCTTCAGAGAGACTTTTTAGGCCCAAGCCACCGACAAGAGCGTGTCCATCCACTGTGATGATGTTTTTTGACTGACCCGCAGGCGTTGCGGCCAGCAGTGGCATTTTGGCTAAAATGGCATCGGCTCCTCCCATTTTTTCATAACTACGGCCGCTTACCAGAATGACATCAGGTTGCATCTCGAGCATAGCTTCGGTGGATAGTGGCTTGTATGAATCCAGCTTACTTGCTGCGGGATTGATGCCTCCCGCTAACTCAATGATGGCGTTAGGTGTTGTGTTAGCGCCAGCAACGTTGGCAGGGCGTCCTTCATGAATCAGCAGAAACAGGACTTTTGGGGCTTCTTTGGTTTTTGCTTTGTTTTTCTCAAGGCTCGAAATCTGTTGGTTTACTTCCGCTTTGAGCACTTCAGCATTTTTCTGGCTATCGGTTAGCGCTGCGATTTCATCAATACGTTCCAGCAAGCCTTCAGGAGTAGGTAAGGTATTGACGATATTGACCTCAACACCAGCAGTTTTGAGTTGACTCAGGCTCGTTTCTGGCCCCATTTCATCGGAACCAATCAATCGTGTTGGGTTAAGTGCCATCAAGCCTTCAGAGGATAAATTACGATGGTAACCGATCTTCGGGAGGGTTAAGTTTTGCGGCAGTTCGCTGGTGACATCGACGGCAACCAGCTGGTTTTGCTGCTCTAAGGCGAGGATAAGTTCGGTCACCGCGCTACCCGCACTGATGATACGTTCATTTGCTATCGCTGTTGCAGCAACCGTAGAAAGGGATAGGGCGGCAATTCCTTTGATCAATGTTTTCTTAAGCATAATAGACTCTATTGTTTTAATTCTTCCGTAAGCAGTTGTGTCGCCTGAATACCGTTTTCTTGTAAGAAGGCGAGTAGCTTGACGAGGTACTGCACGTCGGCGGTTTTTTCTGCACCAATCACTATCGGATGATGGTTTGATTTATGCTCCTCCAGAAGAGCAAGTTTGAAGTTTTCCCAATCAATATATTCTTTGCCATTGATTGCCCAGTAAGGCTCATTTGCAAGAAGGTTGACGGTAATAGATTTAGTATCCACTTCCGCGACTGCTTGCGAGTCAGTTGTTGGAAGATCGACTTCCAGCGAATCGAGCTTGACGGCGGCGGTGAGCATCAGGAACACCATGACAATAAAAATAATATCCAGTAGAGGAGTAAGATCAGGCGTTAGACCGAAGTGACTCTTCTCTTGTGATACTTTAATCATGATGATGCCTCGGCCAATGGTATTGGGGCTTTCGCTGATACTTGAGGCGAAACGTGTTGGAGACTGATGCCTTCCAACCACAAGTTAACGTAGTTGAGTGTGTGTTCTAGTTTTGCCATGACTTTATCGGCCCATAGGCCAAGCAATTGAGCACCAGCAATGGCAGGGAGTGCGATCAGCAGACCAGCAGCGGTTGTGCGCATCGCTAAACCAAGGCCATCTGCAAGATCGTTGGGTGTAATACTGCCCGTTGATGCGGCAACACCTTTGAACATTTCAATAAGGCCAAGTACGGTCCCCAAGAGACCGATAAGAGGGCTGATCACACCGATGAGAGTCAGCAAGCGAAGGCCAGAATTAAGTTGATGACGCTTTTCCTGAAGCCACATACCCGCGGCATCTTCACGTAAAACTTTGGAAAATGAATGGTGAGCTAGCAGCATCGCCACGCCTTTATATAGCAGCGGCCGGCGCGGAGAGAGTTTCTCAGCCAGTGCTTCTAGTTGCTGTTTGTCTGAAGGGGAAATTTGGTTGAGCTCATTGCGGATAGCGCGCTTACCCACGCCCAAACTGATCATGACTTGAAACAAACGTTCGGTGATGATCATAACGGTTAATGCTGAACAAATGATCAAAGGCCATGTCATCAGGCCAAGCTGTTCTTGTAATTGATGTAGTTGTTCCATTGTTAATCCAATTTAAAGCGAACGGGTAATCTGACGCGGTGGGCCATTTTTTGTCCGTTAACGATGTGCGGAGAAAATTTCCACTTTTTGATGGCTTTCAGAGCTGAGTT includes the following:
- a CDS encoding FecCD family ABC transporter permease; amino-acid sequence: MLLRRIPLSAALMLFSSVLALTALASVTVGPMNISFMDSFYSLVIRSNELAPHINMVIHEIRFPRTVLSMLVGAILAMCGTVMQGLFRNPLAEPGIIGVSAGASLGAAFAMVMFATFSIDYPQLMNFAAVPLFAFFGGALTTVMVYKLGTSKMGTSVTIMLLAGVAFNALSVAGIGFMSFIANDQMLRDLSLWQMGSLAGANWTSITLCAVTLLLLMIIFMRKAMPLNALLLGEAEANHLGIPVQKLKRQLILLTAVGVGVTVSVSGMIGFIGLIIPHLGRMLSGPDHRSLLPISALMGALLLTIADMFSRVAFAPAELPVGIVTAIIGAPFFIYLLFKQKGKIL
- a CDS encoding heme/hemin ABC transporter substrate-binding protein, coding for MLKKTLIKGIAALSLSTVAATAIANERIISAGSAVTELILALEQQNQLVAVDVTSELPQNLTLPKIGYHRNLSSEGLMALNPTRLIGSDEMGPETSLSQLKTAGVEVNIVNTLPTPEGLLERIDEIAALTDSQKNAEVLKAEVNQQISSLEKNKAKTKEAPKVLFLLIHEGRPANVAGANTTPNAIIELAGGINPAASKLDSYKPLSTEAMLEMQPDVILVSGRSYEKMGGADAILAKMPLLAATPAGQSKNIITVDGHALVGGLGLKSLSEAERLSLLLTTME
- a CDS encoding ExbD/TolR family protein, translated to MIKVSQEKSHFGLTPDLTPLLDIIFIVMVFLMLTAAVKLDSLEVDLPTTDSQAVAEVDTKSITVNLLANEPYWAINGKEYIDWENFKLALLEEHKSNHHPIVIGAEKTADVQYLVKLLAFLQENGIQATQLLTEELKQ
- a CDS encoding MotA/TolQ/ExbB proton channel family protein → MEQLHQLQEQLGLMTWPLIICSALTVMIITERLFQVMISLGVGKRAIRNELNQISPSDKQQLEALAEKLSPRRPLLYKGVAMLLAHHSFSKVLREDAAGMWLQEKRHQLNSGLRLLTLIGVISPLIGLLGTVLGLIEMFKGVAASTGSITPNDLADGLGLAMRTTAAGLLIALPAIAGAQLLGLWADKVMAKLEHTLNYVNLWLEGISLQHVSPQVSAKAPIPLAEASS